AATTGTTTTTATTTGCACTTTTTGTTATTGGGTGTGGTTTAACTATTTTAGAAACCAGTGCGAATCCTTACGCAGCAATTTTAGGACCTGCAGAATCTTCTTCTAAAAGATTGAATTTAGCGGCTTCTTTCAACGGATTAGCCGCAATGGTTGCTCCAATTGTAGGTTCGTTATTTATTCTTTCAGGAACCAATCATACGCCGGAACAAATGGCAGCAATGCCTGAAGTAGAAAAAGCGGCATATTTATTAGGCGAAGCAGCTTCTGTAAAAATGCCTTATATCGTTTTGGGAAGTATTTTGGTTTTGGTAGCTATTATATTTTACTTCGTACAATTGCCTTCTATGAAAGCAACTCATTCAGAGGCTGAAATTAAACCTGGGTTTTTCTCTGTTTTAAAATTCAGACATTTAAGCTGGGGCGTTGTGGCTCAGTTTTTCTATGTTGGAGCGCAGGTTTGTATTACAAGTTTCTTTATCCGTATTGCACAGCAAGGGGCTGGATTAGACGAAAAAACGGCTGGATATTATTTAGGAATTTATGGTTTCCTTTTTATGGCTGGACGTTTTATTGGAACATTCTTTTTACGTTTTGTAAAGGATTATGTTTTATTATCTATTTATTGTGTAATGAGCGCTGTTCTTTGTCTAGTTGCTATTTACGGTTCTGGAATTGTGGTTATTTACGCTCTTGGAGGAATTGGATTCTTTATGTCGATTATGTTCCCAACCATTTTCTCTTTGGGAATTAAAGGCTTAAAATCAAATACGGAAACAGGTTCTTCTTGGTTAGTAATGTCAATTGTTGGTGGTGCGATTATTCCGTACGGAATGGGAACTTTGATTGATATGAATCATGATGATATTCAGTCGGGATATATTATTCCTTTAATCTGTTTCTTGATTATTCTTTCTTTTGGAGCTATTGGACATAAAGTAAAAACGGTTTCGGAATAATAAATACAAGAAGTTACATAATTGAAAAAAGGCTTTCTCCAAAGAGAAAGCTTTTTTTATTAATACCAATTGCTTCAGAGAAGCAAATAAAATTATAGCATCAAAATAAAGCTCCAGAAGAGCGACATAAATGTTACAATGATACGTTTCCCGTGGTTGAAACCACGGGCTATGTTGAAATACTTGGATAGTACAATGTCTTTATTTTTTTTATAAAATCAAAAACGCCTCCAATTTGGAGGGTTTTTATTACAGCCTATTTTCAATTAACGATGATTTCCGTTAGAATGATTTTGATCGTGGTTTTTGTCTGACTGTTGTTTGGAGTTATTATTTCCTTTGTTTTTTCCTTTATTATTACCTTTATCGTTTCCGTAATGATTTCCATTGTTGCCTTTAGGTTTTTCTCCTCTGTTTTTTTGAGGAGCGCCGTGGTAACCTTTTGGATACGCTTTTCTGTGATTTGTATGATAACTATAAGGCGAATCTCCTCTATAATCTGTCAAAACAACTTTGTAGCCTGAATACAAATCATAGTTTCTGTATCTTGAAGGAAGCCTTTTTTCACGAATCCATTTTCCACCATTGTCGTAGATAAATACGCTTTGATTAACGTCATAATATACATCGATATCTGGCAGGTAATAATATCTGCTGTCATCGTAGCCTTGTGGTCCCCAATTTGGCGGTGTTCCAATATTTACATTGATTGACACTTGCGCTTGGGCGAAAAAAACACTCATAAAGAGTACTGAGGCAAATACTAATTTTTTCATGATCTTTAGTTTTAAATATTAATTTTAGTAGATATCAATCTAAAGTAATGCCAATATTTAACACAGGATCATTCATTATACAGAACGGTAAAAATAATCGACGAATAGTCCTTTTCAGCCGATATAGATTTCAAAAAAAAAACGCCTCATTTCTGAGGCGTTTTATAGTCATGTTTTTATTTAAATTAAGTGATCATCGAATGATCTTGATCGTGGGAACTTAAAAGTATACTTTTATTTTAACCGTTTCAAAGGTAAATCCAATTCTATAATAATTAATAATTTATTAGACGAAAGGTGCAGTATTTCCGACAAACGGTTATTTTTATAAAATTTAAAGCGTTTTTACTTCCAGCCTCCACCTAAAGCTCTGTATAAATTTACAACAGCCTGTAACTTTTGCAGATTATCATTTATACCGCTCAATTGCGCAGACAAAAGATTTTGCTCTGAAGTCAATACGTCTGTATAATTAGTAGCTGAACTATATTCCAAAAGCTGTTGCGTAAAATCAACTGCTTTTTCTAAGGCTTCAATCTGTTTTTGTCTTGAATCTTCTTTTTCAACTGCCATTTCATAAGAATACAAAGCATTTGAAACTTCCTGACCTGCTACTAATAAAGTCTGCTGGAAATTATTATACGCTTGTAATTGTTGTGACTGAGCTGTTGTCAATCTCATTTTATTCAATCCTTGATTAAAAATTGGTTGCGTTAAACCTCCAATTATCGAATAAAAAATAGAGTTACTGAAAAAGTCTTTCAATTCTAAATTAGAAAAACCTGTACTAGCAGTAAGCGTCAAACTTGGATAAAAATAGGTTTTCGCCAAGTTGGTAGATTCAAAAGCAACTCTAAAATTAAATTCCGCTTGACGAACATCAGGACGATTGTTTAATAATTGAGCAGGCATACCAAGAGCAATATTTTCAGGAATAATTTGAGTTCCTAACTCTCCTCTATCAATTGGCCCTGGTGCTTGTCCTAACAAAATATTCAAAGCATTTTCTGTTTCGCGGATATTCTGTTTCAAATCTGGAATCAAAACTTCTGCAGCATGTTGATTAGCTTCACTCTGAACAACTGCAGCTCCTGTAACAATAGCACCTTCTTTTAAAGCTTTAATTGTCTCCACATTTTTGATACGGCTTTCCAAAGTCTCCTGCGTAATTTTCAATGATTTATCATAAGCCAATAACATAAAATAATTATTCGCAATATCTGAAATCAATTGTGTTTGAACAGCTTGTTTTGCAGCATCGGTTGCTAGATAAGTTGCTAAGGCCGCTCTTTTGGAACTGCTTAATTTTCCCCAAACATCAAGTTCCCAAGACGTACTTGCACCCAATTTATAAGTGGTAGTCAAAGTATTGATATTAATTCCCGCAGGAAAGTTAAGTCCTGCTTGAGACTGCTTGTTATGAGTAGCACTTGCATCCAATTGTAAAGTTGGATAATAAGCTAATTTGCTCTGACGCAGAGAAGCACGAGCTTGTACAATATTCTCTATCGCATTTTTCAGATTCAGATTTTGATCTAAACCTTTTTGAATTAATGCGTTCAATTTTTCATCTTTAAAAACACTCTGCCAAGGCATATCAGCAATTGTAGTCGAATCTGTAGAAGATTGATCA
This portion of the Flavobacterium panacagri genome encodes:
- the fucP gene encoding L-fucose:H+ symporter permease; this encodes MQITNQAGDQHEVPTEGGKGNQYLLPFILVTCLFFLWGMAHNLDSVLIPHLKKACELNNRQSTLIDTSVFFAYFIMAIPAGMLIKRFGYKNSIITGLLVFAVGAFLFVPAANTRTYELFLFALFVIGCGLTILETSANPYAAILGPAESSSKRLNLAASFNGLAAMVAPIVGSLFILSGTNHTPEQMAAMPEVEKAAYLLGEAASVKMPYIVLGSILVLVAIIFYFVQLPSMKATHSEAEIKPGFFSVLKFRHLSWGVVAQFFYVGAQVCITSFFIRIAQQGAGLDEKTAGYYLGIYGFLFMAGRFIGTFFLRFVKDYVLLSIYCVMSAVLCLVAIYGSGIVVIYALGGIGFFMSIMFPTIFSLGIKGLKSNTETGSSWLVMSIVGGAIIPYGMGTLIDMNHDDIQSGYIIPLICFLIILSFGAIGHKVKTVSE
- a CDS encoding efflux transporter outer membrane subunit; protein product: MTNSSNKYILMVITAALISACSVTKKYERPTTLKTDQLYRDQSSTDSTTIADMPWQSVFKDEKLNALIQKGLDQNLNLKNAIENIVQARASLRQSKLAYYPTLQLDASATHNKQSQAGLNFPAGININTLTTTYKLGASTSWELDVWGKLSSSKRAALATYLATDAAKQAVQTQLISDIANNYFMLLAYDKSLKITQETLESRIKNVETIKALKEGAIVTGAAVVQSEANQHAAEVLIPDLKQNIRETENALNILLGQAPGPIDRGELGTQIIPENIALGMPAQLLNNRPDVRQAEFNFRVAFESTNLAKTYFYPSLTLTASTGFSNLELKDFFSNSIFYSIIGGLTQPIFNQGLNKMRLTTAQSQQLQAYNNFQQTLLVAGQEVSNALYSYEMAVEKEDSRQKQIEALEKAVDFTQQLLEYSSATNYTDVLTSEQNLLSAQLSGINDNLQKLQAVVNLYRALGGGWK